One Panulirus ornatus isolate Po-2019 chromosome 39, ASM3632096v1, whole genome shotgun sequence DNA segment encodes these proteins:
- the LOC139761274 gene encoding pro-resilin-like — MYAKLLFACLLAAAAADLLPTYDSSEESLESTEVKYSFNWAIDDDPSSNEFGHQETRDGDDTQGSYYVELPNGRLQKVVYTVYGDDGYQPLVTYSESDESDESDEFDESEESDESFEA, encoded by the exons ATGTATGCCAAA CTGCTGTTCGCGTGTTTGTTGGCTGCTGCCGCTGCCGACCTTCTACCTACCTATGATTCGTCGGAG GAATCTCTTGAGTCTACAGAGGTTAAATACAGCTTCAACTGGGCCATCGACGACGACCCCTCCAGCAACGAGTTCGGCCACCAGGAGACCCGCGACGGCGacgacacccaggggtcgtactacgTAGAGCTTCCCAATGGTCGTCTGCAGAAGGTCGTTTATACTGTTTACGGCGACGATGGCTATCAGCCCTTGGTCACCTACAGCGAGTCAGACGAGTCAGATGAGTCCGATGAGTTCGATGAGTCCGAGGAGTCTGATGAGTCCTTCGAAGCTTAG
- the LOC139761272 gene encoding uncharacterized protein, translating into MINKVFLLLCLLTVAMADIRPLYTSGSSEESSESKEAKYDFKWAVEDDSSSNDFGHQEARDGDDTQGSYYVLLPDGRLQQVVFSIFGDDGYKPEITYVGEAFYPDSGESEESDESSESDESDESDESLEFIPPNANHF; encoded by the exons ATGATCAACAAG GTCTTCCTGTTGCTGTGTCTGTTGACTGTGGCTATGGCTGACATCCGCCCGCTGTACACATCTGGATCATCTGAG GAATCATCTGAGTCTAAAGAGGCCAAGTACGACTTCAAATGGGCCGTCGAGGACGACTCATCGAGTAACGACTTCGGCCACCAGGAGGCCCGTGATGGTGacgacacccaggggtcgtactacgTGCTGcttcccgacggtcgtctgcaACAGGTCGTCTTCAGCATCTTCGGTGACGATGGCTACAAACCTGAAATCACTTACGTGGGCGAGGCTTTCTACCCTGATTCAGGCGAGTCTGAAGAATCGGACGAGTCAAGTGAATCTGATGAGTCGGATGAATCAGATGAATCCTTGGAGTTCATCCCGCCCAACGCCAATCACTTCTGA
- the LOC139761271 gene encoding uncharacterized protein: protein MYHKLLFVCTLAFAAADLLPTYTYESSQELHDSYEYTDAKYSFTWVIDDDPSSNEFGHQETRDGDNTQGTYYVELPDGRLQKVVYTVYGDSGYQPVVTYSESDESDEFDESGEESDESFEF, encoded by the exons ATGTATCACAAA CTGCTGTTCGTCTGTACGTTGGCCTTCGCAGCTGCCGACCTTCTACCTACATATACCTACGAATCCtcccag GAGCTACATGACTCTTATGAGTACACAGATGCTAAATATAGCTTCACCTGGGTCATTGACGACGACCCCTCCAGCAACGAGTTCGGCCACCAGGAGACCCGCGACGGCGACAACACCCAGGGGACGTACTACGTAGAGCTTCCTGACGGTCGTCTGCAGAAGGTCGTCTATACCGTCTACGGCGACTCGGGCTATCAACCCGTAGTCACCTACAGCGAGTCAGATGAGTCAGATGAGTTCGATGAGTCAGGGGAGGAGTCTGATGAGTCCTTCGAATTTTAG